The following proteins are encoded in a genomic region of Paenibacillus sp. FSL H3-0469:
- a CDS encoding NAD(P)/FAD-dependent oxidoreductase, with translation MSKYDVIVVGAGPAGIFACYELTLKAPELKVLLVDKGHDIYRRNCPILEEKIKLCPPASGRKEFAGCLPACSITAGFGGAGAYSDGKFNITTEFGGWMTDYLPPSKVMELIEYVDGINLEHGATPVITDPTTESIRGIEQRGYAAGLKLLRAQVRHLGTEQNLEILKSIYEYLRTRIDMLYKTEVEDIVTVKENGTHRITGITLKNGESHEAGLVMIAPGRDGSAWLTEVLKKRRLKMYNNQVDVGVRVETSDVVMREINEHLYEGKFIFNTSVGTRVRTFCSNPSGHVVVENHSGAMAANGHSYKDPALGSKNTNFALLVSHTFTEPFDKPNEYAREICKRANDLSGGGVIVQKYGDILRGRRSTETRIKEGFLEPTLKEAVPGDLGLVLPYITMKSLIEMVEALEKVTPGIASEHTLFYGVEAKFYSARPKLTDEFETEISGLYCGGDGAGITRGLAQAGAAGVWIARGMMAKNAQEVSVQPAGV, from the coding sequence ATGAGTAAATATGATGTGATTGTTGTTGGAGCCGGTCCGGCTGGAATATTCGCCTGTTATGAATTAACGCTGAAGGCCCCTGAGCTGAAGGTGCTGCTGGTGGACAAGGGACATGATATCTACCGCCGCAACTGCCCGATTCTGGAGGAGAAAATCAAGCTCTGTCCGCCCGCCTCCGGCCGCAAGGAATTCGCCGGTTGTCTGCCGGCCTGCTCCATTACTGCGGGCTTCGGCGGTGCTGGGGCGTACAGTGACGGCAAATTCAACATTACGACCGAATTCGGCGGCTGGATGACGGATTATCTGCCTCCTTCCAAGGTGATGGAGCTGATTGAATATGTAGATGGAATCAACCTGGAGCACGGGGCAACCCCGGTCATTACCGATCCGACCACGGAGAGCATTCGCGGTATTGAGCAGCGGGGATATGCCGCCGGGTTGAAGCTGTTGCGGGCGCAGGTCCGCCACCTCGGAACCGAGCAGAACCTGGAGATTCTGAAATCGATCTATGAATATCTGCGGACACGCATTGATATGTTATACAAGACAGAAGTAGAAGATATCGTTACCGTCAAAGAGAACGGAACGCACCGCATTACAGGCATTACACTGAAGAATGGGGAGAGTCATGAAGCGGGTCTGGTGATGATTGCTCCGGGACGGGACGGCTCGGCCTGGCTGACAGAGGTACTGAAGAAACGCAGGCTCAAAATGTACAATAACCAGGTCGATGTCGGGGTGCGTGTAGAGACCTCGGATGTGGTGATGAGGGAGATCAATGAGCATCTGTACGAGGGCAAATTCATCTTCAATACCTCCGTGGGTACACGCGTCCGCACCTTCTGCAGCAATCCCTCGGGGCATGTGGTGGTAGAGAATCACAGCGGGGCGATGGCTGCAAACGGGCACTCCTATAAGGACCCTGCATTAGGCTCGAAGAATACCAACTTTGCGCTGCTAGTCTCCCATACCTTCACTGAGCCGTTCGATAAGCCGAACGAATATGCCCGGGAGATCTGCAAGCGGGCGAATGATCTGTCCGGCGGCGGGGTCATCGTGCAGAAATACGGGGATATCCTGCGGGGCCGCCGGTCTACAGAGACCCGGATCAAGGAAGGGTTCCTGGAGCCGACGCTGAAGGAAGCGGTGCCCGGCGATCTGGGTCTGGTGCTGCCGTACATCACAATGAAGAGTCTGATCGAAATGGTGGAAGCCCTGGAAAAGGTAACTCCTGGTATCGCCTCCGAGCATACGCTGTTCTATGGCGTGGAAGCGAAATTCTATTCTGCCCGTCCGAAGCTGACGGATGAGTTCGAGACCGAAATCTCCGGCCTCTACTGCGGCGGCGACGGGGCAGGCATTACCCGCGGACTGGCCCAGGCCGGAGCAGCTGGCGTCTGGATTGCCCGCGGCATGATGGCGAAGAATGCCCAAGAGGTTAGCGTACAACCGGCAGGAGTATAA
- a CDS encoding EAL domain-containing protein, with amino-acid sequence MKRCKLLLLISIVLMLAHPAAAYAERQEIKYQAELEYPPYKYIQNGYLTGFDIDLTSMVFEKNEYLVHYSTGNWEQTYRRLTEGGIDTTGLMAVSEERKQDILFSKPVLKSYISVYSRQGLQGEVTLGTLRKYKIGVGKGQYAESVLQNEAGIPPSEYIEYATVPEALDALRQGEIDLLFENQGVVDYLIVEQGLTGNIIRRMSNLYPQDVAYGITKSKPELVSYVNARLERLVSSGAFEELYQQYFFVHSDHYNEKMRNRIFTVFSIGTILLVFGAVLLRMYIRRLRRTIHSEQEFFKDVIENTGVIVWAVHGDKRSVRFNKYAELMTGLKEKEVLGVSIDELTGLEAGAAVLRDLLAKAAAQDYVTNVELRLPDHSPGAHYFSVRTALIKGMDEQAENIFVLVGIDIDERKQNELKLQLSYEELESTYEELAATEVELQDQFNKLGVSERRFRLASEGSGAYMWELDWDSGFYKLSDRWYEVMGYTEAEINSFEGGVLSIIHPDDQESARKARQEHLTGLTPIYETEYRMRTGQGEYIWFEVRGKAIVDPKDQIVLFLGSLIDISKRKQAEFKLNNSYQELEATYEQLTATQQEIVGQYDMLLENQKNMHRLAYMDSLSNLPNRLSLLETMESYFRRTGGSAALLFVDMDNFKYINDTLGHKSGDILIRKASERLQSVVRRADMLSRLGGDEFVIFLKDIESRVDVLNLAEDIMRAFRKSFLIGESNLYVSSSIGISFYPEDGETTEEILKNADVAMYRAKEEGKSTYVVYDKSMHTAFNDRMNIEKHLRSAMNNNEFELHYQPQVQMETGLISGFEALIRWNSPVLGFVSPLTFIKIAEDSRLIIYIGEWVLREACKFMNSIHQRTGIPYKISVNISIIQLLQDDFVEIVLDSLEESGLAASSLELEITESVFMESFGSTVSKLEFLKSRGIRIALDDFGTGYSSLSYLQQLPISTLKMDKIFIDSLADKAFSESFVQTIIILGHKMGLDVVAEGVEDASQWAFLQEAHCDKVQGYLISRPVPQRQVMELLVPQRRYGADELE; translated from the coding sequence ATGAAGCGGTGTAAATTGTTGCTTCTAATTAGCATTGTGCTCATGCTTGCACACCCCGCTGCCGCTTATGCCGAAAGACAGGAAATTAAGTATCAGGCAGAACTGGAGTATCCGCCTTATAAGTACATACAGAATGGTTATCTGACGGGCTTCGATATTGATCTGACAAGCATGGTCTTTGAGAAGAATGAGTATCTCGTCCACTACAGCACCGGGAATTGGGAGCAGACGTACCGGAGGCTGACTGAGGGCGGGATTGATACCACCGGGCTGATGGCTGTCAGCGAGGAGAGGAAGCAGGACATTCTTTTCTCAAAGCCCGTGCTAAAAAGCTATATTTCCGTCTATTCGCGTCAAGGACTCCAGGGTGAGGTGACGCTGGGTACACTCCGTAAGTACAAGATCGGTGTTGGTAAAGGACAATATGCAGAGTCTGTCCTGCAGAATGAGGCGGGTATCCCGCCATCAGAATACATAGAATATGCAACCGTACCGGAAGCGCTAGACGCTCTGCGTCAGGGTGAGATCGACCTGCTGTTCGAGAATCAGGGGGTTGTCGATTATCTGATTGTAGAACAGGGCTTAACCGGTAATATTATCCGCAGAATGAGCAATTTATATCCGCAGGATGTGGCCTACGGCATCACCAAATCCAAGCCGGAGCTGGTGTCCTACGTCAATGCAAGGCTAGAGCGTCTGGTAAGCTCCGGTGCCTTCGAAGAGCTGTACCAGCAGTATTTCTTCGTGCATTCCGACCATTATAATGAAAAGATGCGTAACCGGATTTTTACCGTGTTCTCCATTGGAACCATTCTGCTGGTGTTCGGTGCCGTCCTGCTCCGGATGTATATCCGGCGGCTGCGCCGTACGATTCACTCTGAACAGGAATTCTTCAAGGATGTGATCGAGAATACCGGGGTGATTGTGTGGGCTGTTCACGGGGACAAACGGAGCGTGCGCTTCAATAAATATGCCGAGCTGATGACCGGGCTGAAGGAGAAGGAGGTGCTTGGTGTAAGCATAGATGAGCTGACCGGCCTGGAAGCTGGAGCAGCTGTGCTTAGGGATCTCCTTGCCAAAGCGGCAGCTCAGGATTATGTGACCAATGTCGAGCTGAGACTGCCCGACCATTCTCCGGGTGCGCATTATTTCTCCGTACGCACGGCCCTCATTAAGGGGATGGACGAACAGGCGGAGAATATCTTCGTGCTGGTCGGCATCGATATTGATGAACGCAAGCAGAATGAGCTTAAGCTGCAGCTTAGCTATGAGGAGCTGGAATCCACTTATGAGGAGCTGGCGGCCACAGAGGTGGAGCTGCAGGATCAGTTCAATAAGCTGGGGGTCAGCGAACGGCGGTTCCGCCTGGCCTCGGAAGGCTCGGGTGCTTACATGTGGGAGCTGGACTGGGACAGCGGCTTCTACAAGCTCTCGGACCGGTGGTACGAGGTGATGGGATATACCGAGGCAGAGATCAACTCCTTTGAGGGAGGTGTCCTCAGCATTATTCACCCGGATGACCAGGAATCCGCGCGTAAGGCCAGACAGGAGCATCTTACCGGACTGACCCCGATCTATGAAACCGAATACCGGATGAGAACGGGACAAGGCGAGTACATCTGGTTCGAGGTGCGGGGGAAGGCGATTGTTGATCCGAAGGATCAGATTGTCCTGTTCCTCGGCTCCCTGATCGACATCAGTAAGCGCAAGCAGGCTGAATTCAAGCTGAATAACAGCTACCAGGAGCTGGAGGCGACCTATGAGCAGCTTACAGCGACCCAGCAGGAGATTGTCGGGCAATATGATATGCTGCTGGAGAATCAGAAGAATATGCACCGCCTGGCGTATATGGATTCGCTCAGCAATCTTCCGAACCGGCTCAGTCTGCTGGAGACGATGGAGAGTTATTTCCGCCGGACGGGCGGCAGTGCGGCGCTGCTTTTTGTAGATATGGATAATTTCAAATACATCAATGACACGCTTGGACACAAGTCCGGCGATATTCTGATCCGCAAGGCCAGTGAGCGTCTCCAGTCTGTTGTGCGCAGGGCGGATATGCTGTCGCGGCTGGGCGGAGATGAATTTGTGATTTTCCTCAAGGATATTGAGAGCCGGGTGGATGTGCTTAATCTGGCTGAGGATATTATGCGTGCGTTCCGCAAGTCTTTTCTTATCGGTGAGAGCAATCTGTATGTGTCCTCCAGTATCGGGATCTCCTTCTACCCGGAAGACGGCGAGACAACGGAAGAGATTCTGAAGAACGCCGATGTAGCGATGTACCGGGCTAAGGAAGAGGGGAAAAGCACCTACGTCGTATATGATAAATCGATGCATACCGCCTTCAATGACCGGATGAATATTGAGAAGCATCTGCGCAGTGCGATGAATAATAACGAATTCGAGCTGCATTATCAGCCGCAGGTACAGATGGAGACCGGGCTAATCTCAGGCTTCGAGGCTCTGATCCGCTGGAACAGTCCGGTCCTCGGCTTCGTCTCCCCGCTCACCTTCATTAAGATCGCCGAGGATTCCCGGCTGATTATCTATATCGGCGAATGGGTGCTGCGGGAAGCCTGCAAGTTCATGAACAGCATCCATCAGCGGACCGGCATTCCCTACAAAATATCGGTGAATATCTCCATTATTCAGCTTCTGCAGGATGATTTCGTAGAGATTGTGCTGGACAGTCTGGAGGAGAGCGGCCTTGCGGCATCCAGTCTGGAGCTGGAGATTACAGAGTCCGTCTTCATGGAGTCGTTCGGGAGTACGGTCAGCAAGCTGGAGTTCCTGAAGTCCCGGGGGATACGGATTGCCCTGGATGATTTCGGAACGGGGTATTCCTCCCTTAGCTATCTGCAGCAGCTGCCGATCTCTACCCTTAAGATGGATAAAATCTTCATCGATTCCCTGGCCGATAAGGCCTTTAGCGAATCTTTTGTGCAGACGATTATTATTCTGGGCCATAAGATGGGCCTGGATGTAGTAGCCGAGGGCGTTGAGGATGCCAGCCAATGGGCTTTCCTCCAGGAGGCACACTGCGATAAGGTGCAGGGATATCTGATCAGCCGGCCGGTGCCGCAGCGCCAGGTGATGGAGTTGCTCGTTCCGCAGCGAAGGTATGGAGCGGACGAGCTGGAATAG
- a CDS encoding GGDEF domain-containing protein codes for MQIPPPTPRQMYWNRALLNTFWLVLFVYLASQFYVTLSMWSHQPEFSGKQHLIMHILIPDSILFILLVILESIHRYKPVLSEFLILLTSHLYGILIILNLSSDYHVKPLIMLFPLLVSMVYLKENYLKASSVICLFYIIILFLNTSIYDFTLRIQNIIITLIFAAVSLTGFAVIARGKELMRSLESSVKSEQELRIQNIIMDRLSKIDPLTDLYNHKTFHEYLGWLIDHQESNPFPMQLAVIDIDNFKKVNDQYGHWVGDIVLRQVAAVMLQHIDSDDFAARYGGEEFVIILTSKTLEDSSRIMENILAGIASLPISEMDNESVTVSIGMHEYNGGDSKSSIFQQADDALYEAKKTGKNKIITL; via the coding sequence ATGCAAATCCCACCGCCAACTCCTCGCCAAATGTACTGGAACCGCGCCCTCCTCAACACGTTCTGGTTGGTGCTATTTGTATATCTCGCCAGCCAGTTCTATGTAACCTTATCGATGTGGAGCCACCAGCCCGAGTTCTCCGGCAAGCAGCATCTCATCATGCATATCCTGATACCGGATTCTATCCTGTTCATCCTGCTGGTCATTCTGGAGAGTATTCATAGATATAAGCCGGTGTTATCCGAATTCTTAATCCTTCTTACAAGCCATCTGTACGGCATCCTGATCATTCTGAATCTGAGTTCGGACTACCATGTGAAGCCGCTGATTATGCTGTTTCCGCTGCTGGTATCTATGGTCTATCTCAAAGAGAACTACCTTAAGGCCTCTTCAGTGATCTGTCTGTTCTACATTATCATCCTGTTCCTGAACACATCTATTTACGATTTCACTCTGCGCATCCAGAACATCATCATTACCCTGATCTTCGCGGCTGTCTCTCTGACCGGCTTCGCCGTGATTGCGCGGGGCAAGGAGCTGATGCGCTCGCTTGAGAGTTCAGTGAAGTCAGAGCAGGAGCTGCGCATTCAGAACATCATTATGGACCGTCTGTCCAAGATTGACCCGCTGACCGACCTGTACAACCATAAGACCTTTCATGAATATCTGGGCTGGCTGATTGACCATCAAGAGAGCAATCCTTTTCCGATGCAGCTGGCTGTTATTGATATCGACAATTTCAAAAAGGTCAATGACCAGTACGGACACTGGGTCGGAGACATCGTTCTCCGGCAGGTCGCCGCTGTCATGCTCCAGCATATCGACTCGGATGATTTCGCAGCCCGGTACGGCGGGGAAGAATTCGTGATTATTCTGACATCCAAGACGCTGGAGGATTCGAGCCGCATTATGGAGAATATCCTCGCAGGAATTGCGAGCCTTCCAATCAGCGAAATGGACAATGAATCGGTTACCGTGAGCATCGGAATGCATGAATATAACGGCGGGGATTCCAAAAGCTCTATCTTTCAGCAGGCGGACGACGCCCTGTACGAGGCCAAGAAGACCGGCAAGAACAAAATCATCACTCTGTAG